Proteins from a genomic interval of Anas platyrhynchos isolate ZD024472 breed Pekin duck chromosome 4, IASCAAS_PekinDuck_T2T, whole genome shotgun sequence:
- the HTRA3 gene encoding serine protease HTRA3 produces the protein MRVSLLSPLLLLSLGCSRGSAELPAARAKCPTRCDVSKCPSPSCPSGYVPDRCNCCLICAAGEGDSCGRKEDPPCGDSLDCRYPMGKRFAKGVCQCKLSAQVCGSDGRTYDNVCQLKAVSRKALQHGLPAVAQVQKGACESGHLQSSSPRYKFNFIADVVEKIAPAVVHIELFLRHPLFGRNVPLSSGSGFIMSDSGLIVTNAHVVSSTNAISGRQQLKVQLQNGDTYEATIRDIDKKSDIATIKIHPKKKLPVLLLGHSADLRPGEFVVAIGSPFALQNTVTTGIVSTAQRDGKELGLRDSDMDYIQTDAIINYGNSGGPLVNLDGEVIGINTLKVTAGISFAIPSDRITQFLTESLDKQNKDSKKRFIGIRMLTITPALVEELKHNNADFPDVRSGIYVHEVVPNSPSHRGGIQDGDIIVKVNGRPLMTSSDLQEAVMNESPLLLEVRRGNDDLLFNIEPEIVM, from the exons ATGCGGGTGTCGCTGCTCAGCCCCTTGCTCCTGCTCTCCCTCGGCTGCAGCCGAGGCTCCGCCGAGCTCCCGGCGGCCCGAGCCAAGTGCCCGACCCGCTGCGATGTCTCCAAGTGCCCGagccccagctgccccagcGGCTACGTCCCCGACCGCTGCAACTGCTGCCTCATCTGCGCCGCGGGCGAGGGGGACTCGTGTGGCCGCAAGGAGGATCCCCCCTGCGGGGACAGCCTGGACTGCCGCTACCCCATGGGCAAGCGCTTCGCCAAGGGGGTCTGCCAGTGCAAGCTCAGCGCCCAGGTGTGTGGCAGCGACGGCCGCACCTACGACAACGTCTGCCAGCTGAAGGCGGTGAGCCGCAAGGCACTGCAGCACGGCCTGCCCGCTGTCGCCCAGGTCCAGAAGGGAGCCTGTGAATCGG GTCACCTACAGTCCAGCAGCCCAAGATATAAATTCAACTTCATAGCGGATGTGGTGGAAAAGATTGCACCTGCAGTTGTGCACATTGAACTTTTCCTCAG GCACCCCCTCTTCGGTCGAAATGTCCCACTTTCCAGTGGATCAGGGTTTATTATGTCTGATTCTGGTTTAATTGTGACTAATGCCCACGTGGTGTCAAGTACCAACGCTATATCAGGGAGACAACAGTTGAAAGTGCAGCTACAGAATGGAGACACCTATGAAGCAACTATCAGAGACATTGACAAAAAATCTGACATTGCAACAATAAAGATTCACCCTAAG aaaaaattgcCAGTATTGTTACTGGGTCATTCTGCTGATCTGAGACCAGGAGAATTTGTGGTGGCAATTGGAAGCCCTTTTGCCTTACAGAACACTGTGACAACAGGTATTGTCAGCACTGCTCAGCGAGATGGCAAAGAACTTGGCTTGCGGGACTCTGATATGGATTACATTCAGACAGATGCTATTATCAAT TATGGCAACTCTGGAGGACCTCTAGTTAATCTG GATGGTGAAGTGATTGGAATTAACACCTTGAAGGTTACAGCTGGAATTTCCTTTGCTATTCCATCAGACCGCATCACTCAGTTCCTTACAGAGTCACTtgacaaacaaaataaag ATAGCAAGAAGCGTTTCATTGGCATCCGAATGCTGACAATAACACCTGC CTTGGTGGAAGAATTGAAACACAATAATGCTGATTTTCCTGATGTCAGAAGTGGAATTTATGTACACGAGGTTGTTCCAAACTCACCTTCTCATAG AGGAGGGATCCAAGATGGAGATATTATTGTTAAAGTCAATGGGCGTCCTTTGATGACTTCCAGTGACCTGCAAGAGGCTGTGATGAATGAATCACCTCTACTACTTGAAGTCCGAAGAGGAAATGATGACTTGTTATTTAACATTGAGCCTGAAATTGTCATGTAA